In a single window of the Frondihabitans peucedani genome:
- a CDS encoding type II toxin-antitoxin system HipA family toxin: MAYTPVAAVEVTAWGLRVGAVAPDPRLGAYVFEYYPDWIARGIELAPLEMPLSRRRHVFPSLPEATFHRLPAMLADALPDDFGNAIIDAWLARQGIRRGDVTPLDRLAYMSNRAMGALEFRPSRGPRQRVTSAVEMSDLVEGARSVLDERFAGDRETEAAIQSLIQVGTSAGGARAKAVIAWNRDTGEIRSGQLPAADGFEFWLLKLDGVGRDAELGSGGGYGRVEYAYSLMAKAAGIDMTECRLLEENGRAHFMTRRYDRGGPEGKVHALTLCGLTQLDFRQRQTHDYSQYFEAIDRLGLGADAREQAFRRMVFNVLAANCDDHSKNESFLLAGPSAPWALAPAYDITYAYNPAGQWTYQHLMSVDGRFRDIGRADVMAVADRHLVPRARAVVDEVREAVAGWRGFADQAGIARTAADAMAEAMPGW, from the coding sequence ATGGCCTACACCCCGGTCGCCGCCGTCGAGGTCACCGCGTGGGGACTCCGCGTCGGAGCCGTGGCGCCCGACCCGCGGCTCGGCGCCTACGTCTTCGAGTACTACCCCGACTGGATCGCGCGCGGCATCGAGCTGGCGCCGCTCGAGATGCCGCTGTCGAGGCGCCGACACGTGTTCCCGTCGCTCCCCGAAGCGACCTTCCACCGGCTCCCGGCGATGCTCGCCGACGCCCTGCCCGACGACTTCGGCAACGCGATCATCGACGCCTGGCTCGCCAGGCAGGGCATCCGGCGCGGCGACGTCACGCCGCTCGACCGGCTCGCCTACATGTCGAACCGCGCGATGGGGGCGCTCGAGTTCCGGCCGTCGCGCGGACCCCGGCAGCGGGTGACGAGCGCGGTCGAGATGAGCGACCTCGTCGAGGGGGCGCGCAGCGTCCTCGACGAGCGCTTCGCCGGCGACCGCGAGACCGAGGCGGCGATCCAGAGCCTCATCCAGGTCGGCACCTCGGCGGGCGGCGCCCGGGCGAAGGCCGTCATCGCCTGGAACCGCGACACCGGCGAGATCCGGTCGGGACAGCTGCCCGCGGCCGACGGCTTCGAGTTCTGGCTCCTGAAACTCGACGGGGTCGGCCGCGACGCCGAGCTCGGATCAGGAGGAGGGTACGGCCGGGTCGAGTACGCCTACTCGCTGATGGCGAAGGCGGCGGGGATCGACATGACCGAGTGCCGGCTCCTCGAGGAGAACGGCCGCGCCCACTTCATGACCAGGCGGTACGACCGCGGCGGCCCCGAGGGCAAGGTGCACGCGCTCACCCTGTGCGGCCTCACCCAGCTCGACTTCCGGCAGCGGCAGACCCACGACTACAGCCAGTACTTCGAGGCGATCGACCGCCTGGGCCTCGGCGCCGACGCCCGCGAGCAGGCGTTCCGCCGCATGGTGTTCAACGTGCTGGCCGCCAACTGCGACGACCACTCCAAGAACGAGTCGTTCCTGCTCGCAGGCCCGTCCGCCCCCTGGGCCCTGGCACCCGCCTACGACATCACCTACGCGTACAACCCGGCGGGCCAGTGGACCTACCAGCACCTGATGAGTGTCGACGGCCGGTTCCGCGACATCGGGCGCGCCGACGTGATGGCCGTCGCCGACCGGCACCTGGTGCCGCGGGCGCGAGCGGTGGTCGACGAGGTCCGCGAGGCGGTCGCAGGATGGCGGGGCTTCGCCGACCAGGCGGGGATCGCCCGGACCGCGGCCGACGCGATGGCGGAGGCGATGCCGGGCTGGTGA
- a CDS encoding App1 family protein — protein sequence MLHRAARMEDALHAFRERNARRRGLIPTVVPYSGYGGPGFIRVLCRVLLTKDGERLSTEHTHVRGWRSFTSVPIDRVVVDVVVGGTTHHATADRGGVVDARLDVDLEPGWHTVILRTEGSLEAEARIFVIDPSVRFGIISDIDDTVMVTALPRPFLAAWNTFVLDEHARRPVPGMAVLYERLRATHVGCPVIYLSTGAWNVAPTLSRFLTRNFYPPGPLLLTDWGPTRDRWFRSGREHKEQSLARIASEFPGMKWLLVGDDGQHDEELYGGFLRKHPDNVEAVAIRQLSSSEAVFAGGRSRGEEHERTTKVPWLYAPDGSGLWDQLVAKGVAE from the coding sequence ATGCTCCACCGAGCCGCCCGCATGGAAGACGCCCTCCACGCCTTCCGCGAGCGCAACGCCCGTCGTCGCGGCCTGATCCCGACGGTGGTCCCCTACTCGGGCTACGGCGGGCCCGGCTTCATCCGGGTCCTCTGCCGGGTCCTCCTGACCAAAGACGGCGAGCGCCTCTCGACCGAGCACACGCACGTGCGGGGGTGGCGGAGCTTCACGAGCGTGCCCATCGACCGGGTCGTGGTCGACGTCGTGGTCGGCGGCACGACGCATCACGCGACGGCCGACCGCGGCGGGGTGGTCGATGCGAGGCTCGACGTCGATCTGGAGCCGGGGTGGCACACGGTGATCCTGCGCACGGAGGGGTCTCTCGAGGCGGAGGCCCGGATCTTCGTGATCGACCCGTCGGTGCGGTTCGGGATCATCTCGGACATCGACGACACGGTCATGGTGACGGCCCTCCCGCGGCCGTTCCTGGCGGCGTGGAACACGTTCGTGCTCGACGAGCACGCGAGGCGGCCGGTGCCGGGCATGGCGGTCCTGTACGAGCGGCTGCGCGCGACGCACGTGGGCTGCCCGGTGATCTACCTGTCGACGGGTGCGTGGAACGTCGCCCCGACGCTGTCGCGGTTCTTGACGCGCAACTTCTACCCGCCCGGGCCGCTGCTGCTCACCGACTGGGGGCCGACGCGCGATCGCTGGTTCCGGAGCGGGCGGGAGCACAAGGAGCAGTCCCTGGCCAGGATCGCGTCGGAGTTCCCCGGCATGAAGTGGCTGCTGGTGGGCGACGACGGGCAGCACGACGAGGAGCTCTACGGCGGCTTCCTCCGCAAGCACCCCGACAACGTCGAGGCGGTGGCGATCCGGCAGCTGTCGTCGAGCGAGGCGGTGTTCGCGGGCGGGCGGTCGCGGGGCGAGGAGCACGAGCGGACGACGAAGGTGCCGTGGCTGTACGCGCCCGACGGGTCGGGGCTCTGGGATCAGCTCGTCGCGAAGGGTGTCGCGGAGTAG
- a CDS encoding SOS response-associated peptidase: protein MCGRFVMSRASSDLVALFDVDVTGDTLPEPSWNIAPTAPVNLLVDAAPRGADAGGPPVRRLASARWGLIPAWADDPRVGAKAFNARIETAAEKPTFRDAVVSRRAVVPASGYYEWPVAPDGSKAPVLVQLPDDELMLFAALYEWWRDPRAAADDPARWVLSTSILTRPSHAGLAEVHERMPVFVGAELMDDWLDPETEGDDDLLQGISGESLQHAERAVYRPVVEVGVPD, encoded by the coding sequence ATGTGCGGAAGATTCGTGATGTCGCGCGCCTCGAGCGACCTGGTGGCCCTCTTCGACGTGGATGTGACGGGAGACACTCTTCCAGAGCCTTCCTGGAATATCGCTCCGACTGCGCCGGTGAATCTGCTGGTCGATGCGGCGCCCCGCGGCGCCGACGCGGGCGGGCCGCCGGTGCGTCGCCTGGCGTCGGCCCGGTGGGGGCTGATCCCGGCGTGGGCCGACGATCCGCGCGTCGGGGCGAAGGCGTTCAACGCCCGGATCGAGACGGCCGCCGAGAAGCCGACCTTCCGCGACGCCGTCGTCTCGCGGCGCGCCGTCGTGCCGGCTTCCGGGTACTACGAGTGGCCCGTCGCGCCCGACGGCTCGAAGGCCCCCGTCCTCGTCCAGCTGCCCGACGACGAGCTGATGCTCTTCGCCGCGCTCTACGAGTGGTGGCGAGACCCGCGAGCCGCGGCCGACGATCCGGCGCGCTGGGTGCTGTCCACGAGCATCCTGACCAGGCCCTCCCACGCCGGGCTCGCCGAGGTGCACGAGCGCATGCCCGTCTTCGTCGGCGCCGAGCTGATGGACGACTGGCTCGACCCCGAGACGGAGGGCGACGACGACCTCCTCCAGGGCATCTCGGGCGAGTCGCTGCAGCACGCCGAGCGGGCGGTCTACCGTCCGGTCGTCGAGGTCGGCGTGCCAGACTAG
- a CDS encoding ABC transporter permease: protein MNWVVENASFVADSALAHLQLSIPPIILSFVLSVPLGWVANRFRPVRGVLLTIAGLLYAIPSLPLLIVLPLVIGTGLRSPINVVIGLTLYGMALMVRSTADALAAVEPDVTQSATAVGFSPWGRFWRVEFPLAGPVLLAGMRVVVVSTVSLVTVGGVLGVNGLGLLFTDGLQRAIIPEIVAGIVLVVVMALVLDALLVLLGRALMPWSRATAIPSRRAARKALVTA from the coding sequence GTGAACTGGGTCGTCGAGAACGCCTCGTTCGTCGCCGACTCGGCTCTGGCGCACCTCCAGCTGAGCATCCCGCCGATCATCCTGTCGTTCGTCCTCAGCGTGCCGCTGGGGTGGGTCGCGAACCGCTTCCGTCCGGTCCGCGGCGTCCTGCTGACGATCGCCGGCCTCCTGTACGCGATCCCCTCGCTTCCTCTTCTCATCGTCCTCCCACTCGTCATCGGCACGGGTCTCCGGAGTCCGATCAACGTCGTCATCGGGCTGACCCTCTACGGGATGGCCCTGATGGTCCGCTCGACGGCGGACGCACTCGCGGCCGTCGAGCCCGACGTGACGCAGTCGGCCACGGCCGTGGGCTTCAGCCCCTGGGGCCGCTTCTGGCGAGTGGAGTTCCCCCTTGCCGGGCCCGTGCTGCTGGCCGGGATGCGCGTCGTGGTCGTCAGCACGGTCAGCCTGGTCACCGTCGGCGGCGTCCTCGGCGTCAACGGTCTGGGCCTCCTCTTCACCGACGGGCTCCAGCGCGCCATCATCCCCGAGATCGTCGCGGGGATCGTGCTGGTCGTCGTCATGGCCCTCGTCCTCGACGCTCTGCTCGTCCTTCTCGGCCGAGCGCTCATGCCCTGGAGCCGCGCCACCGCGATCCCGAGCCGCCGAGCCGCACGGAAGGCCCTGGTGACCGCATGA
- a CDS encoding TetR/AcrR family transcriptional regulator, protein MLVTEVNEALPGGSSLLRNEPVQARSSARLTGLLDAAAAIIDEIGFERLTTAMVAERAGASIGTVYRYFPDRIAVVEALALRCIRRLAERVDAAVVEAGITDWHDTVDIAIDTQVAMYRAEPGFRAIRFGDVDTSDRSTPSDDVEPRRTLAELYTAVLVERFGLEATDELAFAIDVATEAGNALVARAFARDPEGDPRFIEECRSVVTGYLDRVAASRA, encoded by the coding sequence TTGCTCGTCACCGAGGTCAATGAGGCACTGCCCGGGGGATCGTCACTGCTGCGGAACGAGCCTGTCCAGGCTCGGAGCTCCGCGCGGCTCACCGGTCTCCTCGACGCTGCCGCGGCGATCATCGACGAGATCGGCTTCGAGCGGCTGACCACCGCGATGGTGGCCGAACGCGCCGGTGCGTCGATCGGCACGGTCTACCGGTACTTCCCCGACCGCATCGCCGTCGTCGAGGCCCTCGCCCTCCGGTGCATCCGGCGTCTCGCCGAGCGTGTCGACGCGGCCGTCGTCGAGGCCGGCATCACCGACTGGCACGACACGGTCGACATAGCGATCGACACGCAGGTCGCCATGTACCGGGCCGAGCCCGGCTTCCGGGCCATCCGGTTCGGCGACGTCGACACGTCCGACCGCTCGACTCCGAGCGACGACGTCGAACCTCGCCGTACGCTCGCCGAGCTCTACACGGCGGTCCTCGTCGAGCGCTTCGGCCTCGAGGCCACCGACGAGCTCGCCTTCGCGATCGACGTCGCGACCGAGGCCGGCAACGCCCTGGTCGCGCGGGCCTTCGCCCGCGACCCCGAGGGCGACCCGCGTTTCATCGAGGAATGCCGCTCCGTGGTGACGGGTTACCTCGACCGGGTCGCTGCCTCCCGAGCCTGA
- a CDS encoding glycoside hydrolase family 15 protein encodes MPLAIEDYALIGDCHTAALVGKDGSIDWLCLPRFDSASMFAGLLGDENSGRWLLAPTDATATSTRRYVDDTFVLVTTWTTSTGVVEVTDLMPYGDRRADVVRQVRGVSGSVRMTEDLRIRFGYTTAIPWIRQIDDPGDSGAHVAATPAHIPTGTLIAIAGPDAVIVRGPKLTAADHTHQASFEVAAGDVVDLSLTWYPSHREPPTPVDVERRIADTITWWQEWASHSDAPTAYGSEVHRSLLLLRALTHEDTNGIVAAATTSLPEQFGGSRNWDYRYVWLRDASMTLQTLILHGFADEATGWRDWLLRAIAGDPKDVQIMYGLSGERYLAETTIDELPGYRGAAPVRVGNGAYTQYQGDVFGEIMVALHDARELGVEEGADSWSLQRALVQHVEENWNKADNGIWEIRGPAQHFTHSRVMIWAALDRAVKGVQQFHLDGPVDRWMALREKVRDEIETHGYDEERGCYVQHYGSKEVDASLLQLVQVGYVDAHDPRMLGTVKAIEDDLLRDGLLVRYRTESGVDGLTGTENPFLTCSFWLAEQYARSGRLDDAIELMDRLVGFRNDVGMLSEEIEVATGHHVGNTPQALSHLALVRAADAIDAAIEHSRGNRGRRLASTTGTPYHSDNGPATPADRWPDDLGADRTTGA; translated from the coding sequence ATGCCCCTCGCGATCGAAGACTACGCACTGATCGGCGACTGCCACACGGCCGCCCTCGTCGGCAAAGACGGCAGCATCGACTGGCTCTGCCTCCCCCGGTTCGACTCCGCCTCCATGTTCGCCGGACTCCTCGGCGACGAGAACAGCGGCCGGTGGCTCCTCGCCCCGACAGATGCCACCGCCACCTCGACCAGGAGGTACGTCGACGACACGTTCGTCCTGGTCACCACCTGGACCACGTCCACCGGCGTGGTCGAGGTGACCGACCTGATGCCGTACGGCGACCGCCGGGCCGACGTGGTGAGGCAGGTCCGCGGCGTGAGCGGCAGCGTCAGGATGACCGAAGACCTCCGCATCCGCTTCGGCTACACGACCGCGATCCCCTGGATCCGGCAGATCGACGACCCGGGCGACTCCGGCGCACACGTCGCGGCCACTCCCGCACACATCCCCACCGGCACCCTCATCGCCATCGCCGGGCCCGACGCCGTGATCGTCCGCGGGCCGAAGCTCACCGCCGCCGACCACACCCACCAGGCCTCCTTCGAGGTCGCGGCGGGCGACGTCGTCGACCTCTCCCTCACCTGGTACCCGTCGCACCGCGAGCCCCCGACACCCGTCGACGTCGAGCGCCGAATCGCCGACACGATCACCTGGTGGCAGGAGTGGGCCTCGCACTCCGACGCGCCGACCGCCTACGGCTCCGAGGTGCACCGGTCGCTGCTCCTCCTGCGCGCGCTCACGCACGAGGACACCAACGGCATCGTCGCCGCCGCGACCACGAGCCTGCCCGAGCAGTTCGGCGGCTCCCGCAACTGGGACTACCGGTACGTCTGGCTGCGCGACGCCTCGATGACGCTGCAGACCCTGATCCTGCACGGCTTCGCCGACGAGGCGACCGGCTGGCGCGACTGGCTGCTCCGCGCCATCGCCGGCGACCCCAAGGACGTCCAGATCATGTACGGCCTGAGCGGTGAGCGCTACCTCGCCGAGACCACGATCGACGAGCTGCCGGGCTACCGGGGCGCCGCCCCCGTGCGCGTGGGCAACGGCGCCTACACGCAGTACCAGGGCGACGTCTTCGGCGAGATCATGGTCGCGCTCCACGACGCCCGGGAGCTCGGCGTCGAGGAGGGCGCCGACTCGTGGTCGCTGCAGCGCGCGCTCGTGCAGCACGTCGAGGAGAACTGGAACAAGGCCGACAACGGCATCTGGGAGATCCGAGGCCCCGCGCAGCACTTCACGCACTCCCGCGTCATGATCTGGGCGGCACTCGATCGAGCGGTCAAGGGCGTGCAGCAGTTCCACCTCGACGGCCCGGTCGACCGCTGGATGGCCCTCCGCGAGAAGGTGCGCGACGAGATCGAGACGCACGGCTACGACGAGGAGCGCGGCTGCTACGTGCAGCACTACGGCTCGAAGGAGGTCGACGCCTCGCTGCTGCAGCTGGTGCAGGTCGGCTACGTCGACGCCCACGACCCCAGGATGCTCGGCACCGTCAAGGCCATCGAAGACGACCTGCTCCGTGACGGGCTCCTCGTCCGCTACCGGACCGAGTCCGGAGTCGACGGGCTGACCGGCACGGAGAACCCGTTCCTGACCTGCTCGTTCTGGCTCGCCGAGCAGTACGCGCGGAGCGGCCGCCTCGACGACGCGATCGAGCTGATGGACCGCCTCGTCGGCTTCCGCAACGACGTCGGGATGCTCAGCGAGGAGATCGAGGTCGCCACCGGCCACCACGTCGGCAACACCCCGCAGGCGCTGTCGCACCTCGCGCTGGTCCGCGCGGCTGACGCGATCGACGCCGCCATCGAGCACTCGCGCGGCAACCGGGGCCGCCGACTCGCCAGCACCACCGGCACGCCGTACCACTCCGACAACGGGCCCGCCACCCCTGCCGACCGCTGGCCCGACGACCTCGGCGCCGACCGCACCACGGGCGCGTAG
- a CDS encoding glucose-6-phosphate dehydrogenase codes for MTDTTTLIILGASGDLTERLLLPGLASLLKSDRGVDVKLIGTGRSERSPEEWDSVVKTAFNGDAGSDLAKRTLASSEYIQGDPTDPEHLKKLFQASEGEPVMYFALPPAISVKVIKALEEIDLPDGLRLALEKPFGSDEQGARDLNEELLKVVPEERIHRTDHFLGRSTVLDIIGLRFANRLFEPVWNSDNIAKVEIFYDEVLGLEGRAQYYDTAGALIDMIQSHLLQILAIIAMDAPASIDAVELRSEIARVLRATWVKDGDPLASSRRGQYSAGTIDGKDVPSYSDEDGVDPSRQTETLAEVEFEIKTRRWAGVPFVLRSGKGMSKIRKEVLITFKPVPVLPAGLKGASTPDTLRIEISPETLELGVTTNGKGNPFSLEKSVFKTDLGKPELTPYGEVLSGIFHDDPTLSIRGDVAERCWAIVQPVLDAWQSDRVPLETYPAGSSGPADWETSKEA; via the coding sequence ATGACCGACACGACCACCCTCATCATCCTGGGCGCCTCGGGCGACCTCACCGAGCGACTCCTCCTGCCCGGCCTCGCCAGCCTGCTGAAGAGCGACCGCGGCGTCGACGTCAAGCTCATCGGCACCGGCCGCAGCGAGCGCAGCCCCGAAGAGTGGGACTCCGTCGTCAAGACGGCGTTCAACGGCGACGCGGGCAGCGACCTCGCCAAGCGCACGCTCGCCTCGAGCGAGTACATCCAGGGCGACCCCACCGACCCCGAGCACCTGAAGAAGCTGTTCCAGGCGTCCGAGGGCGAGCCGGTGATGTACTTCGCCCTTCCGCCGGCGATCTCCGTGAAGGTCATCAAGGCCCTCGAGGAGATCGACCTCCCCGACGGGCTCCGCCTCGCGCTCGAGAAGCCGTTCGGCAGCGACGAGCAGGGCGCCCGCGACCTCAACGAGGAGCTCCTCAAGGTCGTCCCGGAGGAGCGCATCCACCGCACCGACCACTTCCTCGGCCGCTCGACCGTGCTCGACATCATCGGTCTCCGCTTCGCCAACCGCCTCTTCGAGCCGGTCTGGAACAGCGACAACATCGCCAAGGTCGAGATCTTCTACGACGAGGTCCTCGGCCTCGAGGGCCGCGCGCAGTACTACGACACCGCCGGCGCCCTGATCGACATGATCCAGAGCCACCTCCTCCAGATCCTTGCCATCATCGCGATGGACGCCCCGGCGTCGATCGACGCGGTCGAGCTCCGGAGCGAGATCGCCCGCGTGCTGCGGGCCACCTGGGTCAAGGACGGCGACCCGCTCGCCTCGAGCCGTCGCGGCCAGTACTCGGCCGGGACCATCGACGGCAAGGACGTCCCGTCGTACTCCGACGAGGACGGCGTCGACCCGTCGCGCCAGACCGAGACCCTCGCCGAGGTCGAGTTCGAGATCAAGACGCGCCGCTGGGCCGGTGTGCCGTTCGTCCTGCGCTCCGGCAAGGGCATGTCGAAGATCCGCAAGGAGGTGCTGATCACCTTCAAGCCGGTGCCGGTGCTCCCCGCGGGTCTGAAGGGCGCGTCGACCCCCGACACGCTCCGGATCGAGATCAGCCCCGAGACCCTCGAGCTCGGCGTCACGACCAACGGCAAGGGCAACCCGTTCTCGCTCGAGAAGTCGGTCTTCAAGACCGACCTCGGCAAGCCCGAGCTGACCCCCTACGGCGAGGTGCTCTCGGGCATCTTCCACGACGACCCGACGCTGTCGATCCGCGGCGACGTCGCCGAGCGCTGCTGGGCGATCGTCCAGCCGGTGCTCGACGCGTGGCAGAGCGACCGCGTGCCGCTCGAGACGTACCCGGCCGGTTCGTCCGGCCCGGCCGACTGGGAGACCTCCAAGGAGGCCTGA
- a CDS encoding ABC transporter permease, with product MNFFAQALSFILTPANWGATAANPIGEKLVEHLWYTLLALVIAAVIAIPVGFAIGHTGRGRSAAVLVSGGARALPTLGVITLLAVLLGIGLRAPLIAFVILAIPSILAGAYAGLESVDRKTIDAARAMGMTEWQILTQVEVPLGLPLIIGGLRSATLQIVATATLANYVGAGGLGIFIFLGLGTNDIVTTLVGAILVIALAIALEIVYSIIQRLVVPAGVRAGQRPQNDRPGATRTRSVVGSPLQEGSK from the coding sequence ATGAACTTCTTCGCGCAGGCACTCTCGTTCATCCTCACCCCGGCCAACTGGGGCGCGACGGCGGCCAACCCCATCGGCGAGAAGCTCGTGGAGCACCTCTGGTACACGCTCCTGGCGCTCGTGATCGCTGCGGTGATCGCCATCCCGGTCGGTTTCGCCATCGGGCACACGGGTCGCGGCAGGTCGGCGGCGGTGCTCGTCTCCGGTGGCGCGCGAGCACTGCCGACGCTCGGTGTCATCACCCTGCTCGCCGTGCTCCTCGGGATCGGCCTCCGTGCCCCGCTGATCGCCTTCGTCATCCTGGCGATCCCGTCGATCCTGGCGGGTGCGTACGCGGGGCTCGAGTCCGTCGACCGCAAGACGATCGACGCCGCCCGTGCCATGGGCATGACCGAGTGGCAGATCCTCACGCAGGTCGAGGTGCCGCTCGGCCTTCCCCTCATCATCGGCGGTCTACGATCGGCGACCCTCCAGATCGTCGCCACGGCGACGCTGGCGAACTACGTCGGCGCCGGCGGCCTCGGGATCTTCATCTTCCTGGGGCTCGGCACCAACGACATCGTGACGACCCTCGTGGGCGCGATCCTCGTGATCGCCCTCGCCATCGCGCTCGAGATCGTCTACTCGATCATCCAGCGCCTCGTCGTGCCCGCAGGCGTCCGCGCCGGGCAGCGGCCTCAGAACGACCGACCGGGAGCGACCCGCACCCGCTCGGTGGTGGGATCCCCACTCCAGGAAGGAAGCAAGTGA
- a CDS encoding helix-turn-helix transcriptional regulator, producing MAISEQQPSSRVADATTDEWEQRVGEQVRALRLDRGHDQATLGGLADVSVTSIKNLENGRGSSLRTIVRVLRALDATDWLDTLAPTPTVSPIDLLRGAEAVPRRRVSRSRSDD from the coding sequence ATGGCTATTAGCGAACAGCAACCGTCGTCACGGGTTGCCGATGCGACGACCGACGAGTGGGAGCAGCGCGTGGGCGAGCAGGTGCGCGCCCTGCGCCTCGACCGCGGTCACGATCAGGCGACGCTCGGCGGGCTCGCCGACGTCAGCGTGACCTCCATCAAGAACCTCGAGAACGGCCGGGGCTCGTCTCTCCGCACGATCGTCCGCGTGCTCCGGGCCCTCGACGCGACCGACTGGCTCGACACGCTGGCACCGACGCCGACCGTCAGCCCGATCGATCTCCTGCGAGGCGCCGAGGCCGTCCCGAGACGCCGGGTGTCGAGATCGCGGAGCGACGACTGA
- a CDS encoding ABC transporter ATP-binding protein, with amino-acid sequence MIEFSSVTKQYPDGTRAVEDFSLVIPSRKTTVFVGSSGCGKTTILRMINRMVDPTSGSITIDGDDIGGLEPVGLRRSIGYVMQNSGLLPHRKVVDNIATVPVLKGVKKKDAREQALTLMDTVGLDRAFADRYPSQLSGGQQQRVGVARGLAVDPNILLMDEPFGAVDPLVRSDLQEELIRLQRDLDKTVVFVTHDIDEAFYLGHQVVILKKGGHIAQLGTPSEILSNPADDFVADFIGANRGKRSLHLEETPTGSILVDDDGRPAGTLSSESRADRADRLSGSRGRA; translated from the coding sequence ATGATCGAGTTCAGCTCGGTGACCAAACAGTATCCCGACGGCACGCGGGCCGTCGAGGACTTCAGTCTCGTGATCCCGTCCCGGAAGACCACCGTCTTCGTCGGGTCGAGCGGCTGCGGCAAGACCACGATCCTGCGCATGATCAACCGGATGGTCGACCCGACATCCGGCTCGATCACGATCGACGGCGACGACATCGGCGGCCTCGAGCCGGTCGGCCTCCGCCGCAGCATCGGCTACGTGATGCAGAACTCCGGCCTGCTGCCGCACCGCAAGGTCGTCGACAACATCGCGACCGTCCCGGTCCTCAAGGGCGTCAAGAAGAAGGACGCCCGCGAGCAGGCGCTGACTCTGATGGACACGGTCGGACTCGATCGCGCCTTCGCCGACCGGTACCCGAGCCAGCTCTCGGGGGGCCAGCAGCAGCGCGTCGGGGTCGCGCGCGGTCTCGCCGTCGACCCGAACATCCTGCTCATGGACGAGCCCTTCGGCGCCGTCGATCCGCTCGTGCGCTCCGACCTCCAGGAGGAGCTGATCCGCCTGCAGCGCGACCTCGACAAGACCGTCGTCTTCGTGACGCACGACATCGACGAGGCGTTCTACCTCGGGCACCAGGTCGTCATCCTGAAGAAGGGCGGCCACATCGCGCAGCTCGGCACCCCGTCCGAGATCCTGTCGAACCCGGCCGACGACTTCGTGGCAGACTTCATCGGTGCGAACCGCGGCAAGCGGTCGCTGCACCTCGAGGAGACGCCGACCGGGTCGATCCTGGTCGACGACGACGGTCGGCCCGCTGGCACCCTGAGCAGCGAGAGCCGCGCCGATCGCGCGGACCGCCTGTCCGGCTCCCGGGGCCGCGCGTGA
- a CDS encoding DUF6504 family protein, whose protein sequence is MRIDEAVPVETTDDGAPLRFTWRRVVYGVVSSPELWMTRQAWWRSATRAPRGEGQHLLEMPVWRVDALPLTDGAHRVDGTFDLARDPVSHEWLLLGVFDDQIDQQLFA, encoded by the coding sequence ATGCGCATCGACGAGGCAGTACCGGTCGAGACCACCGACGACGGGGCCCCGCTCCGCTTCACCTGGCGCCGGGTGGTCTACGGCGTCGTCAGCTCCCCCGAGCTGTGGATGACGAGGCAGGCCTGGTGGCGCTCGGCGACGAGGGCTCCCCGCGGCGAAGGGCAGCACCTGCTCGAGATGCCGGTCTGGCGGGTCGACGCCCTCCCCCTCACCGACGGCGCGCACCGGGTCGACGGCACCTTCGACCTGGCCCGCGACCCGGTCAGCCACGAGTGGCTGCTCCTGGGTGTCTTCGACGACCAGATCGACCAGCAGCTGTTCGCCTGA